The following proteins are encoded in a genomic region of Ailuropoda melanoleuca isolate Jingjing chromosome 10, ASM200744v2, whole genome shotgun sequence:
- the CD19 gene encoding B-lymphocyte antigen CD19 isoform X1 — MPPPLLLFFLLFLTPEGVRPQKTLLVEAKEGGKAELPCLKGPSDGPLEQQAWFRGSQSELGYGSQGLGIRKGSLGVQLFVFNASDQMGGFYLCQLGPPSDQAWQSGWTVSVEGSGELFRWNASALNDSGCGLGNRSSEGPKPSSGYPTSSQLYVWAKDHPETWEIDPECAPASLNQTFNQDLTVAPGSTFWLPCEVPPASVARGPISWTHVRPKKHNISLLSLNLREDAPGSEMWVLGTLRGGAVLLLPQATVRDAGIYRCYHGNMTIEMQLKVIAQSAVRYWLLETGGWKVPVVPLLYLIFCLGSLVSFLHLRRALILRRKRKRMTDPTRRFFKVTPPPGSGAQNQYGNVLSLPTPTSGTGRALRWAAGLGAAVQSYGSPRSDVPEAGASGSRSPPPAGPEEEEGEGYEEPDSEEGSEFYENDSNRGQDQLSQDGSGYENPEDGALGPEDEDSFSSAAESYENEDEELAQPVTRTVDFLSPHGSAWDPSREATSLGSQSYEDMRGILYAAPQLRSIRAQPGPSHEEDADSYENMDMDNPSGPEPAWGGGGHMGTWSTR; from the exons ATGccacctcctctccttctcttcttcctcctcttccttacACCCGAGGGAGTCAGGCCCCAGAAAACACTGCTGGTGGAGGCTAAAG aGGGAGGCAAAGCTGAGCTGCCATGTCTCAAAGGTCCCTCAGATGGTCCCCTTGAACAGCAGGCCTGGTTTCGGGGGTCTCAGTCAGAGCTGGGCTACGGGTCCCAAGGCCTGGGCATCCGGAAGGGGTCCCTGGGCGTCCAGCTGTTCGTCTTCAACGCCTCTGACCAGATGGGGGGCTTCTACCTGTGCCAGCTGGGGCCCCCTTCCGACCAGGCCTGGCAGTCTGGCTGGACAGTCAGCGTGGAAGGCAGTG GGGAGCTGTTCCGGTGGAATGCTTCGGCCCTAAACGACTCAGGCTGTGGCCTGGGGAACAGGTCCTCAGAGGGCCCCAAGCCCTCTTCTGGTTACCCCACAAGCTCCCAGCTGTATGTGTGGGCCAAAGACCACCCTGAGACCTGGGAGATAGACCCTGAATGTGCCCCAGCCAGTCTGAACCAGACCTTCAACCAAG acctCACCGTGGCCCCTGGCTCCACATTCTGGCTGCCCTGTGAGGTGCCCCCTGCCTCCGTGGCCAGAGGCCCCATCTCCTGGACCCACGTGCGCCCCAAGAAGCATAACATCTCCTTGCTGAGCTTAAACCTGAGGGAGGATGCCCCAGGCAGCGAGATGTGGGTCCTGGGCACCCTCAGGGGAGGGGCTGTTCTGTTGCTGCCCCAGGCCACAGTTCGAGATGCTGGCATCTATCGTTGTTACCACGGCAACATGACCATCGAGATGCAGCTGAAGGTCATTGCCCAGTCAG CAGTAAGGTATTGGCTGCTGGAGACTGGTGGCTGGAAAGTCCCTGTTGTGCCATTACTTTATCTGATCTTCTGCCTGGGATCCCTGGTGAGCTTTCTTCATCTTCGAAGAG CCCTGATcctcaggaggaaaagaaagcgGATGACCGATCCCACCAGAAG GTTCTTCAAAGTGACGCCTCCCCCGGGCAGCGGGGCCCAGAATCAGTACGGGAACGTGCTCTCCCTTCCCACGCCCACCTCCGGCACCG GACGCGCCCTGAGGTGGGCTGCAGGCCTGGGGGCCGCCGTTCAGTCTTACGGCAGCCCGCGCAGCGACGTCCCGGAGGCTGGAGCCTCGGGGTCCCGGAGCCCGCCGCCGGCAG gcccagaagaagaggaaggggagggctaTGAGGAGCCGGACAGTGAGGAAGGCTCCGAGTTCTACGAGAATGACTCCAACCGTGGGCAGGACCAACTCTCCCAGG ATGGCAGCGGCTATGAGAACCCTGAGGATGGGGCCTTGGGTCCTGAGGATGAAGACTCCTTCTCCAGCG CCGCCGAGTCTTATGAGAATGAGGATGAAGAGCTGGCCCAGCCAGTCACCAGGACAGTAG ACTTCCTGAGCCCCCATGGGTCAGCCTGGGACCCCAGCAGGGAAGCAACCTCTCTTG gctcccagtcTTATGAGGATATGAGAGGGATCCTGTATGCCGCCCCCCAGCTCCGCTCCATCCGGGCCCAGCCTGGACCCAGTCATGAGGAAG ATGCGGACTCCTATGAGAACATGGACATGGATAATCCCAGTGGGCCAGAACcagcatggggaggagggggccacATGGGCACCTGGAGCACTAGATGA
- the CD19 gene encoding B-lymphocyte antigen CD19 isoform X3: protein MPPPLLLFFLLFLTPEGVRPQKTLLVEAKEGGKAELPCLKGPSDGPLEQQAWFRGSQSELGYGSQGLGIRKGSLGVQLFVFNASDQMGGFYLCQLGPPSDQAWQSGWTVSVEGSGELFRWNASALNDSGCGLGNRSSEGPKPSSGYPTSSQLYVWAKDHPETWEIDPECAPASLNQTFNQDLTVAPGSTFWLPCEVPPASVARGPISWTHVRPKKHNISLLSLNLREDAPGSEMWVLGTLRGGAVLLLPQATVRDAGIYRCYHGNMTIEMQLKVIAQSAVRYWLLETGGWKVPVVPLLYLIFCLGSLVSFLHLRRALILRRKRKRMTDPTRRFFKVTPPPGSGAQNQYGNVLSLPTPTSGTGRALRWAAGLGAAVQSYGSPRSDVPEAGASGSRSPPPAGPEEEEGEGYEEPDSEEGSEFYENDSNRGQDQLSQDGSGYENPEDGALGPEDEDSFSSAAESYENEDEELAQPVTRTVDFLSPHGSAWDPSREATSLAVSYPSWS from the exons ATGccacctcctctccttctcttcttcctcctcttccttacACCCGAGGGAGTCAGGCCCCAGAAAACACTGCTGGTGGAGGCTAAAG aGGGAGGCAAAGCTGAGCTGCCATGTCTCAAAGGTCCCTCAGATGGTCCCCTTGAACAGCAGGCCTGGTTTCGGGGGTCTCAGTCAGAGCTGGGCTACGGGTCCCAAGGCCTGGGCATCCGGAAGGGGTCCCTGGGCGTCCAGCTGTTCGTCTTCAACGCCTCTGACCAGATGGGGGGCTTCTACCTGTGCCAGCTGGGGCCCCCTTCCGACCAGGCCTGGCAGTCTGGCTGGACAGTCAGCGTGGAAGGCAGTG GGGAGCTGTTCCGGTGGAATGCTTCGGCCCTAAACGACTCAGGCTGTGGCCTGGGGAACAGGTCCTCAGAGGGCCCCAAGCCCTCTTCTGGTTACCCCACAAGCTCCCAGCTGTATGTGTGGGCCAAAGACCACCCTGAGACCTGGGAGATAGACCCTGAATGTGCCCCAGCCAGTCTGAACCAGACCTTCAACCAAG acctCACCGTGGCCCCTGGCTCCACATTCTGGCTGCCCTGTGAGGTGCCCCCTGCCTCCGTGGCCAGAGGCCCCATCTCCTGGACCCACGTGCGCCCCAAGAAGCATAACATCTCCTTGCTGAGCTTAAACCTGAGGGAGGATGCCCCAGGCAGCGAGATGTGGGTCCTGGGCACCCTCAGGGGAGGGGCTGTTCTGTTGCTGCCCCAGGCCACAGTTCGAGATGCTGGCATCTATCGTTGTTACCACGGCAACATGACCATCGAGATGCAGCTGAAGGTCATTGCCCAGTCAG CAGTAAGGTATTGGCTGCTGGAGACTGGTGGCTGGAAAGTCCCTGTTGTGCCATTACTTTATCTGATCTTCTGCCTGGGATCCCTGGTGAGCTTTCTTCATCTTCGAAGAG CCCTGATcctcaggaggaaaagaaagcgGATGACCGATCCCACCAGAAG GTTCTTCAAAGTGACGCCTCCCCCGGGCAGCGGGGCCCAGAATCAGTACGGGAACGTGCTCTCCCTTCCCACGCCCACCTCCGGCACCG GACGCGCCCTGAGGTGGGCTGCAGGCCTGGGGGCCGCCGTTCAGTCTTACGGCAGCCCGCGCAGCGACGTCCCGGAGGCTGGAGCCTCGGGGTCCCGGAGCCCGCCGCCGGCAG gcccagaagaagaggaaggggagggctaTGAGGAGCCGGACAGTGAGGAAGGCTCCGAGTTCTACGAGAATGACTCCAACCGTGGGCAGGACCAACTCTCCCAGG ATGGCAGCGGCTATGAGAACCCTGAGGATGGGGCCTTGGGTCCTGAGGATGAAGACTCCTTCTCCAGCG CCGCCGAGTCTTATGAGAATGAGGATGAAGAGCTGGCCCAGCCAGTCACCAGGACAGTAG ACTTCCTGAGCCCCCATGGGTCAGCCTGGGACCCCAGCAGGGAAGCAACCTCTCTTG CTGTGTCTTACCCTTCCTGGTCCTGA
- the CD19 gene encoding B-lymphocyte antigen CD19 isoform X2 — protein MPPPLLLFFLLFLTPEGVRPQKTLLVEAKEGGKAELPCLKGPSDGPLEQQAWFRGSQSELGYGSQGLGIRKGSLGVQLFVFNASDQMGGFYLCQLGPPSDQAWQSGWTVSVEGSGELFRWNASALNDSGCGLGNRSSEGPKPSSGYPTSSQLYVWAKDHPETWEIDPECAPASLNQTFNQDLTVAPGSTFWLPCEVPPASVARGPISWTHVRPKKHNISLLSLNLREDAPGSEMWVLGTLRGGAVLLLPQATVRDAGIYRCYHGNMTIEMQLKVIAQSVRYWLLETGGWKVPVVPLLYLIFCLGSLVSFLHLRRALILRRKRKRMTDPTRRFFKVTPPPGSGAQNQYGNVLSLPTPTSGTGRALRWAAGLGAAVQSYGSPRSDVPEAGASGSRSPPPAGPEEEEGEGYEEPDSEEGSEFYENDSNRGQDQLSQDGSGYENPEDGALGPEDEDSFSSAAESYENEDEELAQPVTRTVDFLSPHGSAWDPSREATSLGSQSYEDMRGILYAAPQLRSIRAQPGPSHEEDADSYENMDMDNPSGPEPAWGGGGHMGTWSTR, from the exons ATGccacctcctctccttctcttcttcctcctcttccttacACCCGAGGGAGTCAGGCCCCAGAAAACACTGCTGGTGGAGGCTAAAG aGGGAGGCAAAGCTGAGCTGCCATGTCTCAAAGGTCCCTCAGATGGTCCCCTTGAACAGCAGGCCTGGTTTCGGGGGTCTCAGTCAGAGCTGGGCTACGGGTCCCAAGGCCTGGGCATCCGGAAGGGGTCCCTGGGCGTCCAGCTGTTCGTCTTCAACGCCTCTGACCAGATGGGGGGCTTCTACCTGTGCCAGCTGGGGCCCCCTTCCGACCAGGCCTGGCAGTCTGGCTGGACAGTCAGCGTGGAAGGCAGTG GGGAGCTGTTCCGGTGGAATGCTTCGGCCCTAAACGACTCAGGCTGTGGCCTGGGGAACAGGTCCTCAGAGGGCCCCAAGCCCTCTTCTGGTTACCCCACAAGCTCCCAGCTGTATGTGTGGGCCAAAGACCACCCTGAGACCTGGGAGATAGACCCTGAATGTGCCCCAGCCAGTCTGAACCAGACCTTCAACCAAG acctCACCGTGGCCCCTGGCTCCACATTCTGGCTGCCCTGTGAGGTGCCCCCTGCCTCCGTGGCCAGAGGCCCCATCTCCTGGACCCACGTGCGCCCCAAGAAGCATAACATCTCCTTGCTGAGCTTAAACCTGAGGGAGGATGCCCCAGGCAGCGAGATGTGGGTCCTGGGCACCCTCAGGGGAGGGGCTGTTCTGTTGCTGCCCCAGGCCACAGTTCGAGATGCTGGCATCTATCGTTGTTACCACGGCAACATGACCATCGAGATGCAGCTGAAGGTCATTGCCCAGTCAG TAAGGTATTGGCTGCTGGAGACTGGTGGCTGGAAAGTCCCTGTTGTGCCATTACTTTATCTGATCTTCTGCCTGGGATCCCTGGTGAGCTTTCTTCATCTTCGAAGAG CCCTGATcctcaggaggaaaagaaagcgGATGACCGATCCCACCAGAAG GTTCTTCAAAGTGACGCCTCCCCCGGGCAGCGGGGCCCAGAATCAGTACGGGAACGTGCTCTCCCTTCCCACGCCCACCTCCGGCACCG GACGCGCCCTGAGGTGGGCTGCAGGCCTGGGGGCCGCCGTTCAGTCTTACGGCAGCCCGCGCAGCGACGTCCCGGAGGCTGGAGCCTCGGGGTCCCGGAGCCCGCCGCCGGCAG gcccagaagaagaggaaggggagggctaTGAGGAGCCGGACAGTGAGGAAGGCTCCGAGTTCTACGAGAATGACTCCAACCGTGGGCAGGACCAACTCTCCCAGG ATGGCAGCGGCTATGAGAACCCTGAGGATGGGGCCTTGGGTCCTGAGGATGAAGACTCCTTCTCCAGCG CCGCCGAGTCTTATGAGAATGAGGATGAAGAGCTGGCCCAGCCAGTCACCAGGACAGTAG ACTTCCTGAGCCCCCATGGGTCAGCCTGGGACCCCAGCAGGGAAGCAACCTCTCTTG gctcccagtcTTATGAGGATATGAGAGGGATCCTGTATGCCGCCCCCCAGCTCCGCTCCATCCGGGCCCAGCCTGGACCCAGTCATGAGGAAG ATGCGGACTCCTATGAGAACATGGACATGGATAATCCCAGTGGGCCAGAACcagcatggggaggagggggccacATGGGCACCTGGAGCACTAGATGA
- the CD19 gene encoding B-lymphocyte antigen CD19 isoform X4 gives MPPPLLLFFLLFLTPEGVRPQKTLLVEAKEGGKAELPCLKGPSDGPLEQQAWFRGSQSELGYGSQGLGIRKGSLGVQLFVFNASDQMGGFYLCQLGPPSDQAWQSGWTVSVEGSGELFRWNASALNDSGCGLGNRSSEGPKPSSGYPTSSQLYVWAKDHPETWEIDPECAPASLNQTFNQVRYWLLETGGWKVPVVPLLYLIFCLGSLVSFLHLRRALILRRKRKRMTDPTRRFFKVTPPPGSGAQNQYGNVLSLPTPTSGTGRALRWAAGLGAAVQSYGSPRSDVPEAGASGSRSPPPAGPEEEEGEGYEEPDSEEGSEFYENDSNRGQDQLSQDGSGYENPEDGALGPEDEDSFSSAAESYENEDEELAQPVTRTVDFLSPHGSAWDPSREATSLGSQSYEDMRGILYAAPQLRSIRAQPGPSHEEDADSYENMDMDNPSGPEPAWGGGGHMGTWSTR, from the exons ATGccacctcctctccttctcttcttcctcctcttccttacACCCGAGGGAGTCAGGCCCCAGAAAACACTGCTGGTGGAGGCTAAAG aGGGAGGCAAAGCTGAGCTGCCATGTCTCAAAGGTCCCTCAGATGGTCCCCTTGAACAGCAGGCCTGGTTTCGGGGGTCTCAGTCAGAGCTGGGCTACGGGTCCCAAGGCCTGGGCATCCGGAAGGGGTCCCTGGGCGTCCAGCTGTTCGTCTTCAACGCCTCTGACCAGATGGGGGGCTTCTACCTGTGCCAGCTGGGGCCCCCTTCCGACCAGGCCTGGCAGTCTGGCTGGACAGTCAGCGTGGAAGGCAGTG GGGAGCTGTTCCGGTGGAATGCTTCGGCCCTAAACGACTCAGGCTGTGGCCTGGGGAACAGGTCCTCAGAGGGCCCCAAGCCCTCTTCTGGTTACCCCACAAGCTCCCAGCTGTATGTGTGGGCCAAAGACCACCCTGAGACCTGGGAGATAGACCCTGAATGTGCCCCAGCCAGTCTGAACCAGACCTTCAACCAAG TAAGGTATTGGCTGCTGGAGACTGGTGGCTGGAAAGTCCCTGTTGTGCCATTACTTTATCTGATCTTCTGCCTGGGATCCCTGGTGAGCTTTCTTCATCTTCGAAGAG CCCTGATcctcaggaggaaaagaaagcgGATGACCGATCCCACCAGAAG GTTCTTCAAAGTGACGCCTCCCCCGGGCAGCGGGGCCCAGAATCAGTACGGGAACGTGCTCTCCCTTCCCACGCCCACCTCCGGCACCG GACGCGCCCTGAGGTGGGCTGCAGGCCTGGGGGCCGCCGTTCAGTCTTACGGCAGCCCGCGCAGCGACGTCCCGGAGGCTGGAGCCTCGGGGTCCCGGAGCCCGCCGCCGGCAG gcccagaagaagaggaaggggagggctaTGAGGAGCCGGACAGTGAGGAAGGCTCCGAGTTCTACGAGAATGACTCCAACCGTGGGCAGGACCAACTCTCCCAGG ATGGCAGCGGCTATGAGAACCCTGAGGATGGGGCCTTGGGTCCTGAGGATGAAGACTCCTTCTCCAGCG CCGCCGAGTCTTATGAGAATGAGGATGAAGAGCTGGCCCAGCCAGTCACCAGGACAGTAG ACTTCCTGAGCCCCCATGGGTCAGCCTGGGACCCCAGCAGGGAAGCAACCTCTCTTG gctcccagtcTTATGAGGATATGAGAGGGATCCTGTATGCCGCCCCCCAGCTCCGCTCCATCCGGGCCCAGCCTGGACCCAGTCATGAGGAAG ATGCGGACTCCTATGAGAACATGGACATGGATAATCCCAGTGGGCCAGAACcagcatggggaggagggggccacATGGGCACCTGGAGCACTAGATGA